A genomic segment from Neisseria perflava encodes:
- a CDS encoding NnrS family protein, which yields MTDLFKHPVWAMAFRPFYSLAALYGALSILLWGFGFQGTPELPGFYWHAHEMIWGYAGLVVIAFLLTAVATWTGQPPTRGKALAGLTAFWLLARICMFIPGWGVTASGIFGTIFFWYGAVCMALPVIRSQNKRNYVAVFAIFVLGGTHFAFHLKVQPFDAIALMTGLQSGLIMVAGFIGLIGMRIISFFTSKRLNVPQIPSPQWVAHASLWLPMLTAMLMAHNILPGLAALFALAAGVIFTVQVYRWWYKAVLKEPMLWILFAGYLFTGLGLIAVGLSYWISNFLNLGVHLIGVGGIGVLTLGMMARTALGHTGNSIYPPPKVVPVAFWLMIAATVVRVLATFVNGTAYTHSIRCSAALFAASLLLYAWKYIPWLIRPRSDGRPG from the coding sequence ATGACCGATTTGTTCAAACACCCGGTTTGGGCAATGGCCTTCCGCCCGTTTTATTCGTTGGCGGCTTTGTATGGCGCATTGTCTATACTGCTTTGGGGCTTCGGCTTTCAGGGTACGCCTGAGTTGCCGGGTTTTTATTGGCATGCCCATGAAATGATTTGGGGCTATGCCGGATTGGTTGTCATTGCATTTTTATTGACGGCCGTGGCGACTTGGACAGGCCAGCCGCCGACACGCGGTAAGGCGTTGGCCGGTTTGACCGCATTTTGGCTGTTGGCCCGCATTTGTATGTTTATCCCCGGTTGGGGGGTAACGGCAAGCGGCATATTCGGTACGATCTTTTTCTGGTATGGCGCGGTATGCATGGCTTTGCCGGTAATCCGTTCTCAAAACAAGCGCAACTATGTTGCCGTGTTCGCTATTTTTGTTTTGGGCGGCACCCATTTCGCCTTCCATCTGAAAGTGCAGCCGTTTGATGCCATTGCGCTGATGACCGGTTTGCAATCCGGTTTGATTATGGTGGCCGGGTTTATCGGTTTGATCGGTATGCGGATTATCTCGTTCTTTACGTCCAAACGCCTGAACGTGCCGCAAATTCCCAGCCCTCAATGGGTGGCGCACGCATCGCTTTGGCTGCCTATGCTGACCGCCATGCTGATGGCGCATAACATTTTGCCGGGACTGGCCGCGTTGTTTGCTCTGGCTGCCGGTGTGATTTTTACCGTGCAGGTGTACCGCTGGTGGTATAAAGCTGTACTGAAAGAGCCTATGCTTTGGATTTTGTTTGCCGGCTATCTGTTTACCGGCTTGGGCTTGATTGCAGTCGGTCTTTCTTATTGGATTTCAAACTTCCTGAATTTGGGCGTGCACCTTATCGGCGTTGGCGGTATCGGCGTGCTGACTTTGGGCATGATGGCACGAACCGCGCTTGGCCATACCGGCAACTCTATTTATCCGCCGCCTAAAGTGGTTCCTGTCGCCTTTTGGCTGATGATAGCCGCAACGGTTGTCCGTGTTTTGGCAACCTTTGTGAACGGTACGGCATACACGCACAGTATCCGTTGCTCCGCCGCTTTGTTTGCTGCTTCTTTGCTGTTGTACGCATGGAAATATATTCCTTGGTTGATCCGTCCGCGTTCGGATGGTCGTCCGGGTTAA
- a CDS encoding DUF441 domain-containing protein has translation MNFSFVPLFLVTLIFLGVVSNNNSITISAAVLLLMQQTALSQYLPLVEKHGLHLGIILLTIGVLSPLVSGKIQIPPVSEFINFKMIAAVLIGILVAWLAGRGVPLMSEQPVLVTGLLIGTVIGVAFVGGIPVGPLIAAGLLSFFAGKV, from the coding sequence ATGAATTTCAGCTTTGTCCCTTTGTTTCTGGTTACGCTGATTTTTTTGGGCGTCGTCAGCAACAACAACTCGATTACGATTTCGGCAGCGGTATTGCTGCTCATGCAGCAGACGGCCTTGTCACAATATCTTCCCTTGGTGGAAAAACACGGTTTGCATCTGGGCATCATCCTGCTGACCATCGGCGTATTGAGCCCGTTGGTTTCCGGTAAAATCCAGATTCCGCCGGTTTCCGAGTTTATCAATTTTAAAATGATTGCCGCCGTCCTTATCGGCATTTTGGTTGCATGGCTTGCCGGACGCGGCGTTCCATTGATGAGCGAACAGCCTGTTTTAGTAACCGGATTATTAATCGGCACAGTCATCGGCGTTGCCTTTGTCGGCGGCATTCCGGTCGGCCCTTTGATTGCCGCTGGCTTATTGTCTTTTTTTGCCGGAAAGGTTTAA
- the ispB gene encoding octaprenyl diphosphate synthase, translating to MLENLPYFQRHLPDDLAKVNAVINQAVQSDVALISQIGTYIISAGGKRLRPIITILAGKAVGHDDEKLYSLAAMVEFIHTSTLLHDDVVDESELRRGRKTANNLFGNAAAVLVGDFLYTRAFQLMVGSGSMRILEVMADATNIIAEGEVMQLMNIGNTDITEEQYVQVIQYKTAKLFEAAAQVGAILGKASPEHEQALKDYGMYVGTAFQIIDDVLDYSGETEEIGKNVGDDLAEGKPTLPLIYLMRNGSEQAANDVRHALENADRSYFEKIHDYVVNSDALPYSISEAKKAVDKAIASLNVLTDSEVKEAMIQLAKESLARVS from the coding sequence ATGCTCGAAAACCTGCCTTACTTCCAACGCCACCTGCCCGATGACCTTGCCAAAGTTAATGCGGTCATCAACCAAGCTGTTCAATCCGATGTCGCGCTGATTTCGCAAATCGGCACATACATCATCAGCGCGGGCGGTAAGCGACTGCGTCCGATTATTACCATTTTGGCAGGCAAAGCAGTCGGGCATGACGATGAAAAGCTGTATTCGCTGGCGGCGATGGTGGAATTCATCCACACCTCCACCCTCCTGCACGACGATGTCGTCGATGAAAGCGAATTGCGCCGCGGCCGTAAAACCGCAAACAATCTCTTCGGCAACGCGGCGGCCGTTTTGGTCGGCGACTTCCTCTATACACGCGCCTTCCAACTGATGGTTGGTTCGGGCAGCATGCGTATTTTGGAAGTGATGGCCGATGCGACCAACATCATCGCCGAAGGCGAAGTCATGCAGCTGATGAACATCGGCAATACGGATATTACCGAAGAGCAATACGTCCAAGTTATCCAATACAAAACAGCAAAATTGTTTGAAGCGGCCGCGCAAGTCGGCGCAATTTTGGGCAAAGCTTCCCCCGAACACGAGCAAGCCTTGAAAGACTACGGTATGTACGTCGGTACGGCTTTCCAAATCATTGACGATGTATTGGACTATTCAGGCGAAACCGAAGAAATCGGCAAAAACGTCGGCGACGATTTGGCAGAAGGCAAACCTACCCTGCCATTGATTTACCTGATGCGAAACGGCTCCGAGCAGGCCGCCAACGATGTGCGCCACGCTTTGGAAAATGCCGACCGCAGCTATTTTGAAAAAATCCACGACTATGTCGTCAACTCCGATGCTTTGCCGTATTCGATTTCCGAAGCGAAAAAAGCCGTCGACAAAGCCATCGCTTCATTGAACGTGTTGACTGACAGCGAAGTCAAAGAAGCCATGATCCAACTGGCAAAAGAATCTTTGGCCCGAGTATCTTAA
- the rplU gene encoding 50S ribosomal protein L21, whose product MYAVVKTGGKQYKVSVGEKLKVEQIPAELDSQIELTEVLMIADGESVKVGAPFIEGAKVTAKVVAHGRGEKVRIFKMRRRKHYQKRQGHRQNFTQIEIVAIA is encoded by the coding sequence ATGTACGCGGTCGTAAAAACCGGCGGTAAACAATATAAAGTTTCCGTTGGCGAAAAATTGAAAGTAGAACAGATACCAGCCGAACTCGACAGCCAAATCGAACTGACTGAAGTTTTGATGATTGCTGACGGCGAATCTGTAAAAGTAGGCGCACCTTTTATCGAAGGCGCAAAAGTAACAGCTAAAGTCGTTGCTCATGGTCGTGGCGAGAAAGTACGCATTTTCAAAATGCGTCGTCGTAAACACTACCAAAAACGCCAAGGCCATCGCCAAAATTTCACCCAAATCGAAATCGTGGCAATCGCCTAA
- the rpmA gene encoding 50S ribosomal protein L27 — MASKKAGGSTRNGRDSEAKRLGVKAYGNELIPAGSIIVRQRGTKFHAGDNVGMGKDHTLFAKVDGYVEFKTKGALNRKTVSIRPYTGSEE, encoded by the coding sequence ATGGCAAGTAAAAAAGCAGGCGGTAGCACCCGCAACGGTCGCGATTCAGAAGCCAAACGCTTGGGCGTTAAAGCCTACGGCAACGAGCTGATTCCGGCAGGCTCCATCATCGTTCGTCAACGCGGTACTAAATTCCACGCAGGTGACAACGTAGGCATGGGCAAAGACCACACTTTGTTTGCTAAAGTCGACGGTTACGTTGAATTCAAAACCAAAGGCGCGCTGAACCGTAAAACTGTCAGCATCCGTCCTTACACCGGTTCTGAAGAATAA
- the ubiM gene encoding 5-demethoxyubiquinol-8 5-hydroxylase UbiM has translation MSLHSDILVVGAGPAGLSFAAELAGSGLNITLIERSPLEVLQNPPYDGREIALTHLSREIMQRLGMWDLIPKDEIYPLRDAKVLNGHSDYQLHFPQPTQARGEPADCLGYLISNHNIRKAAYEVVSKLDNVKILTGTNVKEVKTSDDEAQVILESGEVLTGRLLLAADSRFSQTRRQLGISSDMHDYSRTMFVCRMKHTLSNLHTAYECFHYGRTIALLPLEEHLTNTVITVDSDKAETIKNMSPEELAASVKEQLKGRLGDMELVSTIHNYPLVGMIAQRFYGKRSALIGDAAVGMHPVTAHGFNLGLASANLLAKLVLEAEQRGQDIGAKGLLEKYSTKHMLHAHPIYHGTNMLLKLFTNETAPAKLLRGLVLRASNNFPPLKKLITKQLTG, from the coding sequence ATGAGCTTACACAGTGATATTCTCGTCGTCGGCGCAGGCCCTGCCGGATTAAGTTTTGCCGCAGAGTTGGCCGGAAGCGGGTTGAACATAACCCTGATTGAAAGAAGTCCTTTAGAAGTGTTGCAAAATCCGCCGTATGACGGTCGTGAAATCGCACTGACACACCTGTCGCGCGAAATCATGCAGCGATTGGGTATGTGGGATTTGATTCCAAAAGACGAAATTTATCCTTTGCGCGATGCCAAAGTATTGAACGGTCATTCCGATTACCAGCTCCACTTCCCGCAACCGACTCAGGCGCGCGGCGAGCCTGCGGACTGTTTGGGCTATTTGATTTCCAATCACAATATCCGCAAAGCCGCTTATGAAGTCGTGTCCAAATTGGACAACGTCAAAATTCTGACCGGCACCAATGTTAAAGAAGTCAAAACTTCTGACGATGAGGCGCAAGTTATTTTGGAAAGCGGAGAAGTATTGACCGGCCGTCTGTTGTTGGCCGCCGATAGTCGCTTCTCGCAAACGCGCCGTCAATTAGGTATTTCTTCCGATATGCACGATTACAGTCGCACCATGTTTGTGTGCCGCATGAAGCATACTCTGTCCAACCTGCATACCGCATATGAATGCTTCCACTACGGCCGTACCATTGCGTTGCTGCCTTTGGAAGAACACTTGACCAATACAGTGATTACGGTGGACAGCGATAAAGCCGAAACGATTAAAAATATGTCGCCGGAAGAATTGGCGGCCAGCGTGAAAGAGCAACTCAAAGGCCGTTTGGGCGATATGGAATTGGTCAGCACCATTCACAATTATCCTTTGGTCGGCATGATTGCCCAACGTTTCTACGGCAAACGCAGCGCGTTGATCGGCGATGCCGCGGTCGGTATGCATCCGGTTACTGCGCACGGTTTCAACTTGGGTCTGGCAAGTGCTAATCTTTTGGCTAAATTGGTTCTCGAAGCCGAGCAACGCGGTCAGGATATTGGTGCGAAGGGCCTGCTGGAAAAATACAGCACCAAGCATATGCTCCATGCCCATCCGATTTACCACGGCACCAATATGCTGCTGAAACTCTTTACCAATGAAACTGCTCCGGCGAAACTGCTGCGCGGTTTGGTATTGCGTGCAAGCAATAACTTCCCGCCGCTGAAAAAACTGATTACCAAACAATTGACCGGTTAA
- a CDS encoding 7-cyano-7-deazaguanine/7-aminomethyl-7-deazaguanine transporter: protein MYEFTAAQQKKALFWLVLFHIFIIAASNYLVQFPFQIFGIFTTWGAFSFPFIFLATDLTVRIFGAPLARRIIFWVMFPALLLSYVFSVLFHDGNWTGWASLAEFNTFVGRIALASFSAYALGQILDIFVFNRLRRLKSWWAAPTASTVVGNALDTLVFFAVAFYASNDEFMAANWQGIAFVDYLFKLAICTLFFLPAYGIVLSILTKKLTSLNVRQEMPESVLAK from the coding sequence ATGTACGAATTTACCGCCGCACAGCAGAAGAAAGCGCTCTTCTGGCTGGTGCTTTTCCATATTTTTATTATTGCCGCCAGCAACTATCTGGTGCAGTTCCCCTTTCAAATTTTCGGTATCTTTACCACTTGGGGCGCATTTTCCTTCCCCTTTATCTTCCTCGCTACCGACCTGACCGTGCGCATTTTCGGTGCGCCGTTGGCGAGACGGATTATTTTTTGGGTAATGTTCCCCGCCCTGCTGCTCTCTTACGTCTTCTCCGTCCTCTTTCATGACGGCAACTGGACAGGCTGGGCATCTTTGGCCGAATTTAACACCTTCGTCGGCCGTATCGCATTGGCCAGTTTTTCCGCCTATGCGCTCGGGCAAATCCTCGATATTTTCGTGTTCAACAGATTACGCCGTCTGAAATCATGGTGGGCCGCCCCTACTGCTTCCACCGTAGTCGGCAACGCTTTGGACACGCTGGTGTTTTTCGCCGTTGCCTTTTATGCGAGCAACGATGAATTTATGGCGGCAAATTGGCAGGGCATCGCATTTGTCGATTATCTGTTCAAACTCGCCATCTGCACCCTCTTCTTTCTGCCTGCATACGGCATCGTATTGAGCATCTTGACCAAAAAGCTGACTTCCTTAAACGTCCGTCAAGAAATGCCTGAATCGGTTTTAGCCAAATAA
- the queF gene encoding preQ(1) synthase — protein sequence MSRNNKELQGISLLGNQKTQYPSEYAPEILEAFDNKHPDNDYFVKFVCPEFTSLCPMTGQPDFATIYIRYIPHIKMVESKSLKLYLFSFRNHGDFHEDCVNIIMKDLIALMDPKYIEVFGEFTPRGGIAIHPFANYGKAGTEFEALARKRLFEHDAQ from the coding sequence ATGTCCCGCAACAACAAAGAGCTGCAAGGCATCTCCCTTTTGGGCAACCAGAAAACCCAATACCCGAGCGAATACGCGCCTGAAATTTTGGAAGCGTTCGACAACAAACACCCCGACAACGACTATTTCGTCAAATTCGTCTGCCCCGAGTTCACCAGCCTCTGCCCGATGACCGGCCAGCCCGACTTTGCCACCATCTACATCCGCTACATCCCCCATATCAAAATGGTGGAAAGCAAATCACTGAAACTCTATCTCTTCAGCTTCCGCAACCACGGCGACTTCCATGAAGACTGCGTCAACATCATCATGAAAGACCTCATCGCCCTGATGGATCCGAAATACATCGAAGTATTCGGCGAATTCACACCGCGCGGCGGCATCGCCATTCATCCGTTTGCCAACTACGGCAAAGCAGGCACAGAGTTTGAAGCTTTGGCACGCAAACGCCTGTTTGAGCACGATGCACAATAA
- the rfaQ gene encoding putative lipopolysaccharide heptosyltransferase III, which yields MSLAQPKRILIIKLRHHGDVLLSTPVVDALKTRFPDCEIDMLVYAGTEQLIADNPQITQIFTIDRNWKKLGVFKQLACEKNLFSKLKARDYDWAFNLSDQWRAAVIAKLCARCSVGLDCIKRDGFWWRFCHDFINHELDTSHHIVENQLNILAPLIQPEDVADAKVRLWVAQDARESMRQKLREQGWSGEDYVLMHPGARWHFKCWEDGKNAAIVQLLLNSGQNVVLTASPDTVEQYMLQEIIGRLNIPEGRKVYVLSGCLSLRELAAAIEGAKLFVGVDSAPMHIAAALDKPQIALFGASWVDKWRPYSEQAEVIYAGDYAELPHPDSIDTNDPTRLLKAIPLQDVWDKISAKLEALEA from the coding sequence ATGTCTTTAGCCCAACCCAAACGTATTCTGATCATCAAATTGCGCCATCATGGCGATGTGCTTTTGAGCACGCCGGTGGTCGATGCGCTGAAAACCCGTTTCCCCGATTGCGAAATCGATATGCTGGTATACGCCGGTACGGAGCAGCTGATTGCCGATAATCCGCAGATTACGCAGATTTTTACCATTGATCGAAATTGGAAGAAGCTGGGCGTATTCAAGCAGTTGGCATGTGAGAAAAACCTTTTTTCAAAGCTGAAGGCGCGTGATTATGACTGGGCTTTCAACCTGTCCGATCAATGGCGCGCGGCGGTAATCGCCAAACTGTGCGCCCGTTGCAGCGTGGGTTTGGACTGCATCAAGCGTGACGGATTCTGGTGGCGTTTCTGTCATGATTTTATCAACCATGAGCTTGATACCAGCCATCATATCGTTGAGAACCAATTGAATATCCTTGCGCCGCTTATCCAGCCGGAAGACGTGGCCGATGCGAAAGTACGCCTTTGGGTGGCGCAAGATGCAAGGGAAAGCATGCGGCAGAAATTGCGTGAGCAGGGTTGGAGCGGCGAAGATTATGTGTTGATGCATCCGGGTGCTCGTTGGCATTTCAAATGTTGGGAAGACGGTAAAAACGCCGCCATCGTACAGCTTCTGCTCAACAGTGGGCAGAATGTCGTATTGACCGCTTCTCCAGACACTGTAGAACAATACATGCTTCAAGAAATTATAGGCCGTCTGAATATTCCGGAAGGCAGAAAAGTATATGTGTTGTCCGGATGCTTGAGCCTGCGTGAATTGGCGGCGGCCATTGAGGGCGCCAAACTGTTTGTCGGTGTCGATTCCGCACCGATGCACATCGCCGCAGCTTTGGATAAACCGCAAATCGCTTTGTTTGGTGCGTCATGGGTGGATAAATGGCGTCCCTATTCCGAGCAGGCCGAAGTCATTTATGCTGGCGATTATGCCGAACTGCCTCACCCCGACAGTATCGACACCAACGATCCGACACGGTTGTTGAAAGCGATTCCGTTGCAGGATGTGTGGGATAAAATTTCGGCTAAATTGGAGGCGCTGGAGGCTTAA
- a CDS encoding M23 family metallopeptidase, which yields MIKNKYSTRFKATLLAFLLPASGIMTAYAITDPQPAQTDFKVERISEELPAVYVETNTYQSSYWVQEVVQAGDSLADVLTRMGVNQEDIKQIMAKNNANLDMKNLRTNQSVNIRIDSSGQVTDVQFFTDEELERNLVALEKVKGKWRISNAEIDMKTMPTLRSVQIRTSAIGDMLRAEIPSEVYIQLKEIFADSFNMSDLKEGDTVRLLYNSMYFRGQQMAVGDILAAEVVKDGKTYQAYYYSQGKGDEESGSYYDQNGKSLQQKEGFNTEPVAYTRISSPFGYRVHPVLHTVRMHTGIDYAAPTGTPIKAAADGEVIFKGWKGGYGNTVMIRHANGVETLYGHMSAFSPADGRVRAGEVIGFVGTTGRSTGPHLHYEARVNGQPVNPTTVALPTPKLTPTNMAAFRKQQKDASTMLSTIRSLPVSVAQLD from the coding sequence GTGATTAAAAACAAATATTCCACTCGATTCAAAGCAACCCTCTTAGCGTTTCTGTTGCCGGCTTCAGGCATCATGACCGCATACGCCATTACCGATCCTCAACCAGCACAGACCGATTTCAAAGTCGAGCGTATTTCCGAAGAGCTGCCTGCCGTTTATGTGGAAACCAATACCTATCAATCCAGCTATTGGGTGCAAGAAGTTGTCCAAGCCGGCGACTCTTTGGCAGACGTTTTGACGCGCATGGGTGTCAACCAAGAAGACATCAAGCAAATCATGGCGAAAAACAATGCCAACCTCGACATGAAAAACCTGCGGACCAACCAATCCGTCAATATCCGCATCGATTCTTCAGGCCAAGTGACCGACGTTCAATTCTTTACCGATGAAGAATTGGAACGCAACTTGGTGGCTTTGGAAAAAGTCAAAGGCAAATGGCGCATCTCCAATGCCGAAATCGACATGAAAACCATGCCGACCCTGCGCTCCGTGCAAATCCGCACTTCCGCCATCGGCGATATGCTCCGTGCCGAAATCCCTTCCGAAGTGTATATCCAGCTCAAAGAAATCTTTGCCGACTCGTTCAATATGAGCGATTTGAAAGAAGGCGATACCGTACGTCTTTTGTACAACAGCATGTATTTCCGCGGCCAACAAATGGCGGTCGGCGATATTTTGGCGGCTGAAGTGGTTAAAGACGGCAAAACCTACCAAGCCTATTATTACAGCCAAGGCAAAGGCGACGAAGAAAGCGGCAGCTACTACGACCAAAACGGTAAGTCCCTGCAACAAAAAGAAGGCTTTAATACCGAGCCTGTTGCATACACACGCATTTCTTCTCCGTTCGGCTACCGTGTCCACCCGGTTCTGCATACCGTCCGTATGCACACCGGTATCGACTATGCCGCGCCAACTGGTACGCCGATTAAGGCCGCCGCCGACGGCGAAGTAATTTTCAAAGGTTGGAAAGGCGGCTACGGCAATACCGTGATGATTCGCCATGCCAACGGTGTGGAAACCCTGTACGGCCACATGAGCGCGTTCAGCCCTGCCGACGGCAGAGTCCGCGCCGGCGAAGTGATTGGTTTTGTGGGTACAACCGGCCGTTCTACCGGTCCGCACCTGCACTACGAAGCACGCGTCAACGGCCAGCCGGTCAACCCGACTACCGTCGCCCTGCCGACGCCGAAATTGACCCCGACCAATATGGCCGCGTTCCGCAAACAGCAAAAAGATGCCAGCACGATGTTGTCTACCATCCGCTCATTGCCGGTTTCCGTAGCGCAGCTGGATTAA
- the pncB gene encoding nicotinate phosphoribosyltransferase: MSAYQPIIQSLLDTDLYKFTMLQVVLHQFPQTHSLYEFRCRNKEMVYPLADIQEELERELDALCQLRFTHDELDYLRSLRFIKSDFVDYLELFQLQRRFVKVSPDDQGRLNIRIEGPMIQAMFFEIFILAIVNELYFRRLETPAVIEEGERRLQAKAQQLKEIAATQNPNDPPFLISDFGTRRRYTLAWQEHVIRTLLEAAPDIVRGTSNVYLAKKIGITPIGTMAHEFLQAFQALDVRLRNFQKAALESWVHEYRGDLGIALTDVVGMDAFLRDFDLYFAKLFDGLRHDSGDPYVWGDKAYEHYKKLKIDSRTKMLTFSDGLDIERSWALHQYFKDRFKTSFGIGTNLTNDLGHTPLNIVLKLVECNGQSVAKLSDSPGKTMTTNNTFLAYLRQVFDVPEPEEKT; the protein is encoded by the coding sequence ATGTCTGCTTATCAGCCCATTATCCAATCCCTGCTTGATACCGACCTGTACAAATTCACCATGCTGCAAGTCGTGTTGCATCAATTCCCGCAAACCCACAGCCTCTACGAATTCCGCTGCCGCAATAAAGAGATGGTGTATCCGCTGGCCGATATTCAAGAAGAATTGGAACGCGAACTCGATGCCCTGTGCCAGCTGCGCTTTACGCATGACGAACTTGACTACCTGCGCAGTCTGCGTTTTATCAAAAGCGATTTTGTCGATTATCTCGAACTTTTCCAACTCCAACGCCGCTTCGTCAAAGTCAGTCCCGACGATCAAGGCCGTCTGAACATCCGCATCGAAGGTCCGATGATACAGGCGATGTTCTTCGAGATTTTCATTCTTGCCATCGTCAACGAACTCTATTTCCGCCGCTTGGAAACGCCTGCCGTTATCGAAGAAGGCGAGCGCCGTTTACAGGCTAAAGCGCAACAGCTGAAAGAAATCGCGGCTACACAAAATCCGAATGATCCGCCGTTCCTTATTTCCGATTTCGGCACGCGCCGCCGCTACACCCTCGCATGGCAGGAACACGTTATCCGCACCTTATTAGAAGCCGCTCCCGACATCGTGCGCGGTACCAGCAACGTTTATCTCGCCAAAAAAATCGGCATCACACCCATCGGCACCATGGCGCACGAGTTCCTCCAAGCCTTCCAAGCCTTGGACGTACGTTTGCGCAATTTCCAAAAAGCCGCGCTGGAAAGCTGGGTACACGAATACCGCGGCGACCTCGGCATCGCCCTGACCGACGTGGTCGGTATGGATGCCTTCTTGCGCGATTTCGACCTGTATTTCGCCAAACTCTTCGACGGCCTGCGCCACGACAGCGGCGATCCTTATGTCTGGGGCGACAAAGCCTACGAACATTACAAAAAACTCAAAATCGACAGTCGCACCAAAATGCTGACTTTTTCAGACGGCCTCGATATTGAGCGTTCATGGGCGTTGCACCAATACTTCAAAGACCGTTTCAAAACCAGTTTCGGTATCGGTACCAACCTGACCAACGACTTGGGACACACGCCTTTGAACATTGTCTTGAAGCTCGTCGAGTGTAACGGCCAATCTGTCGCCAAGCTCTCCGACTCCCCGGGCAAAACCATGACCACCAACAACACCTTCCTCGCTTACCTGCGCCAAGTGTTTGACGTACCGGAGCCGGAAGAGAAAACCTAA
- the mtgA gene encoding monofunctional biosynthetic peptidoglycan transglycosylase, translating to MFRIIKWLIALPIGIFIFFNAYVYGNIITYRAVAPSKTAFMSMRMSQFAKEGRDVELDYRWVPYDQISVNLKKALIASEDANFAEHSGFDWNGIKYAMKRNKQSGEVKAGGSTISQQLAKNLFLNESRSYIRKGEEAAITAMMEAVTDKDRIFELYLNSIEWHYGVFGAEAASQYFYKKPASALTRQQAAKLTARVPAPLFYADHPKSKRMHNKTNIILRRMGSAELPESDMD from the coding sequence ATGTTCCGCATCATCAAATGGCTGATTGCCCTGCCTATCGGCATCTTCATTTTCTTCAACGCTTATGTGTACGGCAACATCATTACCTACCGCGCCGTCGCGCCCAGTAAAACCGCCTTCATGTCCATGCGCATGAGCCAGTTTGCAAAAGAAGGCCGCGATGTCGAGCTGGATTACCGCTGGGTGCCTTACGACCAAATCTCCGTCAACCTCAAAAAAGCCCTGATTGCTTCCGAAGACGCCAACTTTGCCGAACACAGCGGCTTTGACTGGAACGGCATCAAATACGCCATGAAACGCAATAAGCAAAGCGGCGAAGTCAAAGCCGGCGGTTCGACCATCAGCCAACAACTGGCGAAAAACCTGTTTCTCAACGAAAGCCGCAGCTACATCCGCAAAGGCGAAGAAGCGGCGATTACGGCAATGATGGAAGCCGTTACCGACAAAGACCGCATTTTTGAGCTGTATCTGAACTCAATCGAATGGCACTACGGCGTATTCGGCGCGGAAGCGGCATCCCAGTATTTCTACAAGAAACCTGCCTCCGCCCTCACCCGCCAACAAGCCGCCAAACTCACGGCGCGCGTTCCGGCTCCGCTGTTTTACGCAGACCATCCTAAGAGCAAACGGATGCACAACAAAACCAATATCATCCTGCGCCGCATGGGTTCGGCAGAATTGCCCGAAAGCGATATGGATTAA